One genomic segment of Salinibacter grassmerensis includes these proteins:
- a CDS encoding glycosyltransferase family 4 protein: MRILNAGHHHHVQGGSDRVMLRLGELLEAQGHTVVPFASQHPENRPSRWEDYFPKRVDTKDPSLGDAARFVYSPEARRQMARLLDDAGPLDLAHLHIYYGQLTASILKPLVEADVPIVQTLHEYKLTCPVHSHRSQGEICEACAGHAFWRALPRRCNEGSLARTALSVLEASVSRALGDAHHVDHFIAVSDFLREKMIEHDVAAPETITTVHNFVDPDRIEPSRGRGEHILYFGRIAPEKGLRTLIDAAAPLTDLPVRIAGTGKQREALEAEVARRGLDHIQFVGFQNGEELWDLVRRSICTVLPSEVYDTCPLTVLESFACGCPAIGADIGGIPELIDDRVDGQLFPSGDEEALREALVWMQTHRGKAVEMGRQGRTKVEEHFSPEQHYRQVREVYAEVL, encoded by the coding sequence ATGCGCATTCTGAACGCCGGGCACCACCATCACGTCCAGGGCGGCTCGGATCGAGTGATGCTCCGGCTCGGCGAACTGCTGGAGGCGCAGGGGCACACGGTCGTCCCCTTCGCCTCGCAGCATCCGGAGAACCGCCCGTCGAGGTGGGAGGACTACTTCCCAAAGAGAGTCGATACGAAAGACCCGTCCCTGGGCGACGCGGCACGCTTCGTGTATTCGCCAGAGGCGAGACGACAGATGGCACGCCTCCTCGACGACGCCGGCCCGCTCGACCTCGCACACCTGCACATTTACTACGGACAGCTGACCGCGTCTATCCTCAAGCCCCTCGTTGAGGCCGATGTCCCCATCGTGCAAACCCTGCACGAGTACAAGTTGACGTGTCCGGTCCACTCTCACCGGTCACAGGGAGAGATTTGCGAGGCGTGTGCGGGCCACGCGTTCTGGCGGGCATTGCCCCGACGGTGCAACGAGGGGTCCCTGGCCCGCACGGCCCTGAGCGTGCTGGAGGCGTCGGTCTCTCGGGCGCTCGGAGATGCCCACCACGTCGACCACTTCATCGCGGTGAGTGATTTTCTGCGCGAGAAGATGATCGAGCACGACGTGGCCGCCCCGGAAACCATCACGACGGTCCACAACTTCGTCGATCCGGATCGCATCGAACCGTCGCGGGGGCGCGGCGAGCATATATTATACTTCGGGCGGATTGCCCCAGAGAAGGGCCTCCGCACACTCATTGACGCGGCGGCGCCCCTCACCGACCTGCCGGTCCGGATTGCTGGGACGGGCAAGCAGCGGGAGGCGCTGGAGGCGGAGGTGGCCCGTCGCGGTCTCGACCACATTCAGTTCGTTGGGTTCCAGAACGGAGAAGAGCTGTGGGACTTGGTCCGGCGGAGCATCTGCACAGTGCTACCATCTGAGGTATACGACACTTGTCCCCTGACTGTACTAGAGTCCTTTGCATGTGGATGCCCGGCTATAGGGGCCGACATTGGAGGCATTCCAGAGCTGATCGACGATAGGGTGGACGGTCAGCTGTTTCCATCCGGCGACGAGGAGGCCCTTCGCGAGGCCCTCGTGTGGATGCAGACGCATCGCGGTAAAGCCGTGGAGATGGGGCGCCAGGGGCGGACAAAGGTCGAAGAACATTTTTCGCCGGAGCAGCACTACCGGCAGGTGCGCGAGGTGTACGCCGAGGTTTTGTGA
- a CDS encoding sulfotransferase family protein produces the protein MIAQLDADYVWARPAKALSRLVSYALFEGRPVTTRGRWINPLVFAQLAATKKIPQLKSVHQPIFIVGTGRSGTTILGKVLSLHRDVGFVNEPKALWHAIYPHEDVIGNYDRGPATYRLGVHDADEAVVRRAHRLFGAYLTAVGASRVLDKYPELIFRIPFVRSIFPDAQFLFVVRNGWDTIRSVEAWSERHGTQGDGEQHDWWGVDDRKWRLLVEQVAPTHPALQVRREELLGLDRHVDRAALEWVLAMDEGMVYEEKYPDAVTRVRYEDLVSTPRETVHRVFDRCHLSGDDTALSYAQQTIRATSSKEAVDLNGRVAPVFHKKMEALGYA, from the coding sequence ATGATCGCTCAGCTTGACGCCGACTACGTTTGGGCCCGCCCGGCGAAAGCACTCTCGCGGCTCGTCAGCTACGCGCTGTTTGAGGGACGGCCGGTCACGACGCGGGGCCGGTGGATCAATCCCCTGGTGTTTGCCCAGCTCGCCGCGACTAAAAAGATCCCTCAGCTGAAATCGGTGCATCAGCCCATCTTCATCGTCGGCACCGGGCGGAGCGGGACGACGATTCTCGGAAAGGTCCTTTCGCTGCACCGGGACGTCGGGTTTGTAAACGAGCCGAAGGCGCTCTGGCACGCCATCTATCCCCACGAGGACGTCATTGGAAACTATGATCGCGGACCAGCCACCTACCGGCTCGGCGTCCACGATGCCGATGAGGCGGTCGTCCGCCGGGCCCACCGGTTGTTTGGGGCGTACCTGACGGCCGTCGGGGCGTCGCGGGTGCTCGACAAGTATCCGGAGCTGATCTTTCGCATTCCGTTCGTGCGGTCGATCTTTCCGGACGCGCAGTTTCTCTTTGTCGTCCGAAACGGGTGGGACACGATTCGCTCTGTTGAGGCGTGGTCGGAGCGGCACGGGACGCAGGGCGACGGGGAGCAGCACGACTGGTGGGGCGTTGACGACCGCAAGTGGCGCCTCCTCGTGGAGCAGGTGGCCCCGACCCATCCAGCCCTACAGGTTCGGCGGGAAGAACTGCTCGGCCTCGACCGTCACGTGGACCGGGCCGCGCTGGAGTGGGTCCTCGCGATGGACGAGGGGATGGTGTACGAAGAAAAATACCCCGACGCCGTCACGCGCGTTCGCTACGAGGACCTCGTGTCCACGCCCCGGGAGACCGTCCATCGAGTATTTGACCGCTGTCACCTTTCGGGAGACGACACCGCCCTCTCGTATGCACAGCAAACGATACGCGCCACCTCGTCTAAAGAAGCTGTCGACCTAAATGGGCGTGTAGCCCCGGTCTTCCACAAGAAAATGGAGGCGCTCGGGTACGCGTGA
- a CDS encoding sulfotransferase, with amino-acid sequence MSHGLADHRCTFVVGSSRSGTTMMGRILGRHPAVYTFHELHFFEQMWSPGAGTFTDRTEAVEVATSLLHL; translated from the coding sequence ATGTCTCATGGCCTCGCCGATCACCGCTGCACTTTTGTGGTTGGCAGTAGCCGCAGCGGCACCACGATGATGGGGCGCATTCTGGGACGGCACCCGGCGGTGTACACCTTTCACGAGCTCCACTTCTTCGAACAGATGTGGAGTCCGGGTGCAGGGACGTTCACGGACCGGACGGAGGCGGTTGAGGTGGCGACAAGTCTACTCCACCTGTAA
- a CDS encoding sulfotransferase family protein, protein MTPLDIYRIFLCREAAANEAQIPCEQTPRNAFYLEHILKQFLGARVIHMVRDPRDVVLSQKRKWKRHFLGASNIPLTEAFRSWVNYHPLTISQLWRASAKAVALYRDHPRVRTVAFEEMLAAPEATVRGICEFVGTRFEEQMLSVRQVGSSHEEDRPDQRGIDPSRSGNWETGGLSDTEIFLCETITAKPMDDLYDYATNGNRPNPLMLILSVLLFPVKLGAAFFLNLPRMDSVGDALRRRLR, encoded by the coding sequence ATGACACCACTCGACATCTACCGAATCTTTCTGTGTCGAGAGGCCGCGGCGAATGAGGCCCAGATTCCGTGCGAGCAAACGCCTCGCAACGCCTTCTATCTAGAGCACATTTTGAAGCAATTTCTTGGCGCGCGAGTGATCCATATGGTTCGGGATCCGCGCGACGTGGTACTCTCCCAAAAGCGGAAGTGGAAGCGACACTTCTTGGGAGCATCCAACATTCCACTCACGGAGGCCTTTCGGTCCTGGGTCAACTATCACCCTCTCACAATCAGCCAGCTTTGGCGGGCCTCCGCGAAAGCCGTAGCTCTGTACCGCGACCATCCCCGCGTCCGGACCGTGGCGTTTGAAGAGATGCTCGCCGCTCCGGAAGCGACCGTGCGCGGCATCTGCGAGTTCGTGGGGACCCGTTTCGAAGAGCAAATGCTTTCCGTCCGCCAGGTCGGGTCCTCACACGAGGAAGACCGTCCGGATCAGCGTGGCATCGATCCGTCTCGATCGGGAAACTGGGAAACAGGCGGTCTCTCGGACACAGAAATCTTTCTGTGTGAGACGATCACCGCGAAGCCAATGGACGACCTCTACGATTACGCGACCAACGGCAATCGTCCCAATCCGCTGATGCTCATCCTGAGTGTCTTGCTCTTTCCGGTCAAACTCGGGGCCGCATTCTTCCTCAATCTCCCGCGCATGGACAGCGTCGGGGATGCTCTGCGTCGCCGTCTCCGGTGA
- the sucC gene encoding ADP-forming succinate--CoA ligase subunit beta, with amino-acid sequence MKLHEYQAKGLFRDYGVSVPDGIVAETVDAAVDAARRLEDENDATLFIVKAQIHAGGRGKGGGVKLAHSVEEVREHADNILGMDLVTHQTGPEGQTVRKILVTEGVDIDQEYYLGVTLDREKSMNAIMVSTEGGVDIETVAEESPEKIQRVWVDPSLGLQPFQTRQLAFAMGLEGDAFKQAVSSIQGLYRAFEESDCTLAEINPLVQTPDGDIEAVDAKVNLDDNALFRHPDLEEMRDLHEEDPTEVKAGEHGLSYITLDGNVGCMVNGAGLAMATMDIIKLAGGEPANFLDVGGAASAETVEAGFRIILEDPNVEALLLNIFGGIVRCDRVAQGVIEAAKNINIDVPLIVRLQGTNAEEGKRLLDESDLSLRSAVLLKEAADEVTAALGEA; translated from the coding sequence AAGCTCCACGAATACCAAGCAAAAGGTCTCTTTCGCGACTACGGCGTATCGGTTCCGGACGGCATCGTGGCCGAGACGGTCGACGCGGCCGTCGACGCAGCGCGTCGGCTGGAGGACGAGAACGACGCCACCCTGTTTATCGTGAAGGCGCAGATTCACGCCGGCGGGCGCGGGAAGGGGGGCGGCGTCAAGCTCGCCCACAGCGTCGAGGAGGTCCGCGAGCACGCCGACAACATTTTGGGCATGGACCTGGTGACGCACCAGACCGGGCCGGAGGGCCAGACGGTGCGCAAGATTCTCGTGACCGAGGGCGTCGACATTGACCAGGAGTACTATTTGGGCGTCACCCTGGACCGGGAGAAGAGCATGAACGCGATCATGGTGTCGACCGAGGGCGGGGTCGACATCGAGACGGTCGCGGAGGAGTCCCCCGAAAAGATTCAGCGGGTGTGGGTGGACCCGTCGCTTGGCCTGCAGCCGTTTCAGACCCGCCAGCTCGCCTTCGCCATGGGACTAGAGGGCGACGCCTTCAAGCAGGCCGTCTCGTCGATCCAGGGCCTTTACCGGGCGTTTGAAGAGAGCGACTGCACGCTCGCCGAGATCAACCCGCTCGTGCAGACGCCCGATGGGGACATCGAGGCCGTCGACGCAAAGGTGAACCTCGACGACAACGCCCTCTTCCGCCACCCGGACCTGGAGGAGATGCGCGACCTCCACGAAGAAGACCCGACGGAGGTAAAGGCCGGCGAGCACGGCCTAAGCTACATCACGCTCGACGGCAACGTGGGGTGCATGGTCAACGGCGCCGGCCTCGCGATGGCGACGATGGACATCATCAAGCTGGCGGGGGGGGAGCCCGCGAACTTCCTCGACGTGGGCGGGGCGGCGAGCGCCGAGACGGTGGAGGCGGGCTTCCGCATCATCCTGGAGGACCCGAACGTGGAGGCCCTTCTCCTCAACATCTTCGGGGGCATCGTGCGCTGCGACCGTGTGGCCCAGGGCGTCATCGAGGCAGCCAAGAACATCAACATCGACGTGCCGCTGATCGTCCGGCTGCAGGGCACCAACGCGGAGGAGGGCAAGCGCCTGCTCGACGAGAGCGACCTGTCGCTGCGGTCGGCGGTCCTGCTAAAGGAGGCGGCCGACGAGGTGACCGCGGCGCTGGGGGAAGCGTAG